TTTTATATTTCCAATTGTTGTGGTTGCCATTATTCTTAACGAATACAGACTCTGACGAGTATATTTCAATACAAGTAGATAAAATTTCTTTTTCGGATTTCGTTAAAATAGTTGAAAATAAAACGAATTTAAAAATATATTACCAAGAAACATGGATAAAAGGATTAGAGGTAACAATTCATGATGACCATATTCTCCCAATTGCTGCACTAAAAAAAGCTTTAAAGCAAACAAAAATTACAGTCTCAGAATGGAATGGAAATTTTGTATTGCTTCCATCAGCAAAACTTATTAGCAGTTTACCACCATATAAAATTAAGAATACAGAACCTATTCCGAAGATATCAGATATTAAGAATAACAAAAAAGAAAGCAGAGTATATTTAAAAGGACGTAAAGCTGATTTGCAGGTAATAACACTTGGGAAACGCGAACAGGCTTCCAATACCAGATTTGTAACATTGTCGGGGACAGTTAATAATGCTATTAGCGGAGAAAATATTCCCGGAGCTACCATTTACATAGAAGAAACAAAAAAAGGAGCTGCTGCAGATTCAGAAGGTCGTTTCTCACTTCAGATAAAACCAGGAAAATATACTGCTCGCTTCAATTTCTTGGGGATGGAAGAAAAAAAGTTTCATTTAAATATATATTCATCCGGTTCTTTTAATGTTGAAATGGATCAAGCCAATTTTGAAATGGATGAAGTGGTAGTTTATGGTGATAAACAAATGAGTATTAGAGCTAAAGATCCAGGCTTAGAGAAAATAGCCGTCAAAAGTATACGTGAAATCCCTATGATGATGGGAGAACCTGATATTTTAAAAGTTTCAGAAATGCTTCCCGGAATAGTGAGTGTTGGAGAGGGCTCAACAGGTTTGAATGTTCGCGGAGGTAATGCCGACCAGAATGCTTTTTACATAAATAATATTCCTATTTACAATACCTCTCATCTTTTTGGATTTTTTCCTGCTTTTAACTCCGAGATTATTAAAGATTTTTCTATTTATAAAGGCTATATTCCAGCATCTTATGGTGGTCGTTTATCGTCTGTATTTGATATTACCACAAAAACAGGAAATAAAGAACATTTTACTGCACGCGGAGGGATTAGTCCTGTTTCAGCAAATTTAGTTTTCGAGGGACCCATAAAAAAAGATAAAGCCTCCTTTTTAATCAGTGGTCGGAAAAGCTACTCCGATTGGCTATTAGCTAAAATTAACGACCCCACTATTTCGGCAAGTTCCGCAAAATTCTCTGATTTTTCAGCTTCTTTAAATTACGATACAAAAAGCTCTCAACTAAATCTGTTTACATATTACAGTAGTGATTATTTTCGCTTAGCCGACTTAAATACTTACAGTTATTTTAATATTGGGGGAGCCATAAATTACGGACATAATTTTTCAGAAAAAAAGCGATTAAATATTTCTGCTGTTGGATCAATATATGGATTTAACACTATCGACACCCAGTTTGAATCTACTGCATATGAACATAATTATCAGATATCTGATTATGAAGTTCGAGCAGAAATGGAGCAAGACTTAACTGATAAACACAACATAGTATATGGAGCAACATTAATATACTATAATTTAGACAGAGGAAGCGTTAGTCCTTATGGAAGTTATTCATTAAAAATTCAAACCGATTTGGGAAAAGAGCAAGCTGTTGAAGGAGCATTATACTTTACTGATAACTACAAAGTTAATCAACGATTAAGCACAAATATAGGATTGCGTTTTGGGGCTTTCGCTCCTATGGGCGAAAAAACTATTTATACTTATTTTGATAATTTACCCAAGGAAGATAAATACATCAACGATTCTATACAATATGCTGCCGGTGAGATAATAAAGTGGTATTTTGCTCCGGATATTAGGGCCGCAATAAACTACGAAACCGACCTAAATGGGAGTCTGAAAATTTCTTATAACAGAACACACCAGAATATTTTTATGCTAAACAATACTATTGCTATTGCACCAAATACTCAATGGAAATTAGCCGATTACTATTTAAAACCAGCTCAAAGTCAACAAATATCTGCCGGTATATTTAGAACAATTCCTAAAGGTGATTGGGAAACATCATTAGAGATATTCTTAAAAACTACTAAATATACGACTGAATTTAGAGACGGAGCAGATTTTATTGATAATCCAAACGTAGAACAATCGGTGCTTCAAGGAGATCAAGATGCCTACGGTTTTGAATTTCTAATAAAACGAAGCGGACATAGGCTTAACGGTTGGTTAGCCTATACATTCTCTCGAGCAATGGTAAGAGTTGCCAGCGAAAATTCTTGGGAACAAATAAATCAAGGAGAGCTTTTCCCTGCTAATTTTGACATTCCTCATGTTATAAATGCAATGATAAATTACAAGATCAGAAAAAGGATAAGTATTTCATCAACATTAACTTATCAAAGTGGAAAGCCTGTTACTTACCCTATCGCAACATATACTCTCGAAGAATTAAATTATATCGATTATTCGAGCAGAAACGAATACCGAATTCCTCATTATTTCCGAACTGATATTTCATTAAAGATTGAAGGAAATCTAAGAAAAGACAAGCTTATTCATAGTTCATTATTACTTAGTATTTACAACTTAACCGGTCGAGATAATCCTTACTCCGTATACTTCGATCAGGTAAATGGAAAATTATGGAGTTATCAATATTCAATTATAGGAGTACCATTATTTACGGCTACTTGGTTATTTAAACTTGGGAACTATGCTGCAGAATAAGATAATACTATATTTAATACCCTTAGTGTTTTTATCGGCTTGTATAAAACCATTTACACCGGACATTGACGGCAATGCTGCAACAAAAATAGTTGTTTCGGGTAAGCTTACCGATAAAGAAGGTTATCAGTATGTAACTCTATCCAAATCAATGCTACTCAACGAAACTGAATATGAATCACTTAGAAACTGTAGCGTTTATATTTGGGATGAAGATGGCAATAGATTTAGCATGACAGAATATTCAAGCGGCTCTTACCGTGTTTGGATGGATAAGGCAGACTTAAAAGTTGGAACAGCTTATCACATACAAATCTTCACCCCCGAAGGAGATGAGCTTATTTCTGAGCCCGACATTATGCCACAAGTTGCTAAAGCAAATTATCCAAGTTTCCAATTAGACAGCATTTATGGAGTATATAATAAATATACCAAAGGCTTACAATTCTCTATCGATATAGAGGGAAATGAATTTGATAGTAAATACTATTTATTTGAGTTAGAGGCCACTTATGAACATCATGCTTTATATGATCGTGAATGGTATTATGACTACGGGGTACATCATATTTTTCCTCCTGATTCTTCCTTATTCTTTTGTTGGACAACGGAAAAAGTTCCTGAAATATTTACACTTTCGACAGAAAATTTAGCTGAGAATAAATTTAAACATTTCAATTTACATTTCGTCACTTACCATCAAGAACATTTAAAATTTGGTTATAGTTTATTATTTAGACAATTAGGCTTATCGCGTGAAGCCTATTTATATTGGGAAAGTGTACGCTTAAACAATAATCAAAATGCTTCGCTTTACAGCAAACAACCTGTTGATACGCAAGGTAATATTAAGAATATTACTAATCCCAACAAGGAAGTACTTGGCTTTTTTAGCGCTTCTGCAATAAGTGAAACCCGTATTTTTGTGGAAGCACAACCAACAGAAACATATCCTTTGTGCATACCTATTGCACTTGACAGAATAGGATTTAGGAATATAGGACGTAGCGATTATCCTGCATTTTTAATGAATGATCCTCAAGGCAGCTATTTTATGATTTGGTTACCTGATCCTTGTGTTAATTGCGCCAGTACTCACGGCACAACCACTAAACCTAATTTCTGGCCTTATTAAAACCTAAGCATGAGAACTATAAAATACATATCGACACTTTTACTTTTTCTTGGATTAGGCTTTGGAAATATTCAAGCTCAAAATTTTAATTTTGGGAAAGAGAGTATTCAATTATTTACGGATCGCACCTTATTTGTGTGTGGAGAAAGTATTCAATATTATGCTCTTCTAAAAAATCAAAATAATCAAAGCAAAATTTTATATGTCGAGTTAATATTACCTGATGGTACATCCCTCGTCTCTCAAAAAAATATTGTTTCTGACAAACATAGTGTAGGAGAATTAGAAATTCCACAAAGTTTATTAACCGGAACATATTATCTTAAAGCATACACCAAGTATATGCGAAATTTCGGAGCGACAAGTTTTGAATACGTACCAATAAAAATTGTAAACCCATATTCCAAAGAATTTTTAAACGGAATAGACAAACCAATTTTTGATACTATTTCTTCCGTTAATACACCTCCAATAGAGAGCGAAAGTACGGATGGAATAAATTACAAAATTACCTTAAACACAAAGGAATTACAATATCTAAGGCAAGGATCTATCAGTATTATTCCCAGCAGTAGTTTTCAGATATCTAATTTTAATATAGAAAACAATAGTACTTATAGTCAGAAATATTATCCGGAAACACGTGGTTTATCTTTAAGCGGACAATTATTAGATAGTATAAGCAAAGAACCATTAGCTTTTAAAGAAATTACTTTATCCATTATAGATCAGAAAAACTTTATTCCAAACCTATCAAAAATAGATGGTCGTTTTTATTTTTCTCTTCCTGAAATTAAAGGCAATTACGACTTATTTATCAGCACGAAAAAAGAAGAAGGTGTTCACCCAATGATTTTAGTAGACAGAGATTATGATACAGAAATAATTGATTTACCTAATCCTCCTTTTAAGCTATCATCACAAGAAAGATTAACCGTACTAAAACTTGCTCAAACGCTTCAAATTAAAAGAAATTATTTTACAAAAATCGGCATACAAAAATTAGATACTTTTCTTACTCCCTTTTATGGAAAACCTAATAATATCTTATATTTAGATAAGTATATAAATATGGGAACTTTAGAAGAATATTTTACCGAGCTACCGGGTTTAGTCAGCATTAAAAATCATAAAAATAAAAAATCATTTAGTATTTTTAGCACTCTTCACGATATGTCTGTCTACTCTCCTTTAGTTTTAATAGATATGGTAGCCGTAGAAGATTATAATAGAATTTTAGCCGTTTCGCCACTTGGCATCGAAAAAGTTGATATCATTCCATTTCCCTATGTTTACGGGGACTTTATTTATGGTGGTATTATCAGCATTCGTACACGCAAAGGAGACTTTGGAGGTATAAGTCTGCCCAAAACAGGACTTTTCTTTAACTTCGATTTTATACAAGATAAAGTAGACAATCAGAATTCGGGGAAACTTAATCGTATTCCTGACACGAGAAACACCTTGTTTTGGAAAGTATTTTCTTTAGAAAACGAATCCTCTTTAGAGATTACTTTCAAAAAAGCATCTTCCTATAAAGATTATTGGATAATAATTCAGGGGATAGACAAAAATCAAAACATAATAATAAAAAAATATAAACTGAAATAGAATATAGGTTGAGGACAACTTTATAATTATAACAATTGAACTTATCCGCAAAATATTTAATAATTATAGTTAAACAAAGTGTTACAATAATTTAAATACTTGGAGCTTTCAGTATTATTAACAGAATGTTTTCCTTTAATCAATTTAATTGTTTAAACTGGGAATTATGCTTAAAAATAAAATTGTACCCTATTATTTACTTTCATTATTTTTTCTCCAAAGCTGTATAAAACCGTTTATCCCAGATATTGACAATGAATCGGCTTTGAAAGTAGTTGTTTCAGGAAAACTCACCAATAAAGAGGGTTATCAATTCGTCTCCCTCTCCAAATCAATTGCTTTGAAAGATTGGGAACATCAAGTACTTAGCGACTGTATAGTTAGTATTTGGGATGATAGTGAAAATGAATTCCCAATGGATGAATATTCAGACGGAGAGTATCGTGTTTGGATGACTAATGAGGATTTAAAAATTGGAACAGCCTACCATATTCAAATTCTCATGCCCAATGGAGATGAACTTGTTTCAGAGCCCGATATTATGCCGCAAGTTGCTCCGGTAAACATTCCAAATTATAAATTAGACAGTACCTTTGATGGAGCTTATAATGCTTTCACAAAAGGCTTACAATTTTATTTAGATATAAATGGGAATAAATCAGACAGCAGGTACTATTTATTTGAAATGGACGCAACCTATGAACATCATGCTCTATACGATCGAGAATGGTATTATGATGGTTCAGTACATCATATTTACCCACCGGATTCGTCTTTATATTTTTGTTGGACAACCGAAAGAGTTCCTGAGATTTTCACACTTTCCACCGAAAATCTATCAGAAAATATATTTAAAGATTATAATCTGCATTTTGTTACTTACCATCAACAGCATTTAACCTATGGTTATAGCCTTTTACTGCGTCAACTTGGCTTATCTAAAAGAGCTTATTTATTTTGGGAAAATATGCGATTAAACAATAATCAGAATGCTTCGCTTTACAGCAAACAACCTGTAGATACTCAAGGCAATATTAAAAATTTGACTAATCCGGAAAAAGAAGTGCTTGGTTTTTATGGTGCGTCAGCAATAAGTGAAGTTCGTATTTTTGTGGAGGCGCAACCAACAGAACCTTATCCAATATGCTCAGCTGAACCCTTAGACAGACTCGGATTTAGAGGAATTGACAGGAATGACTACCCTGCATTTTTATTGAATAATCCCATAGGCAGCTACTATATGACATTATTAGCAGATCCTTGTGTAAATTGTGCCAGTTCTCACGGATCAACTACTAAACCTAGTTTTTGGCCTAATAAATAATCAACTCTGCCAAAACTTTAAAGCAACGAAAACAATAATGGCAATAACCAGTAAAATAGTAGCTAAGATTGTAACATAAGGAAACAGGCTATACTCTTTAAACTCAGTAATATCTTCAAATTCCAGCAAAGCATTATTAGGTTCTAAATCGATATTATCAAAACGTCGTTGATTTTTATTGTAAGAATCCATAAAAGCAGCAAAAACTTCCAATAAACTTTTTGTTTGTAATTGTTTTTTACTTCGCTTAATCAAAACCAAATACTCATCCATATTTTCCTTACGAAGTATAAATCCTTCATCACAAAAGAAATCAATATTGTAAAGCATTTCAACCTCTCCATTAGAAATAAGCATTGAATTTGATAGAACTAAAATCTCCCAATTTCCTTTTTGAACTCGACCATCATTAACAATTAATAATTCGTTATTTCTTTCTCTAAAAATGTAAGTAGTTGCTGCCTGCTCCGTATTCGTAGTGTATAAAATCCACGAAAACTCAAGTAGTTTAGAGGGATGAATAGTATTCTGATGTAAGTACGATAAATGTTCTATTTCTTTTAGAACTTCAGTTTGATTATCAAAAAAAGATTGTGTCAGGTACATTAATCAGTCTTTCTATTTATATTGTTTTTATCACAACTTTAGTCGAATAAAAACGCTCAAATATAGTAAAATTAAACTTGATATAATATATGAATTTAAGCCTTATTTACCAAACAAATCGCTTGAGCGCTAACACCTTCTCCTCTACCAATAAAG
The window above is part of the Bacteroidales bacterium genome. Proteins encoded here:
- a CDS encoding TonB-dependent receptor; amino-acid sequence: MKTLLLYFQLLWLPLFLTNTDSDEYISIQVDKISFSDFVKIVENKTNLKIYYQETWIKGLEVTIHDDHILPIAALKKALKQTKITVSEWNGNFVLLPSAKLISSLPPYKIKNTEPIPKISDIKNNKKESRVYLKGRKADLQVITLGKREQASNTRFVTLSGTVNNAISGENIPGATIYIEETKKGAAADSEGRFSLQIKPGKYTARFNFLGMEEKKFHLNIYSSGSFNVEMDQANFEMDEVVVYGDKQMSIRAKDPGLEKIAVKSIREIPMMMGEPDILKVSEMLPGIVSVGEGSTGLNVRGGNADQNAFYINNIPIYNTSHLFGFFPAFNSEIIKDFSIYKGYIPASYGGRLSSVFDITTKTGNKEHFTARGGISPVSANLVFEGPIKKDKASFLISGRKSYSDWLLAKINDPTISASSAKFSDFSASLNYDTKSSQLNLFTYYSSDYFRLADLNTYSYFNIGGAINYGHNFSEKKRLNISAVGSIYGFNTIDTQFESTAYEHNYQISDYEVRAEMEQDLTDKHNIVYGATLIYYNLDRGSVSPYGSYSLKIQTDLGKEQAVEGALYFTDNYKVNQRLSTNIGLRFGAFAPMGEKTIYTYFDNLPKEDKYINDSIQYAAGEIIKWYFAPDIRAAINYETDLNGSLKISYNRTHQNIFMLNNTIAIAPNTQWKLADYYLKPAQSQQISAGIFRTIPKGDWETSLEIFLKTTKYTTEFRDGADFIDNPNVEQSVLQGDQDAYGFEFLIKRSGHRLNGWLAYTFSRAMVRVASENSWEQINQGELFPANFDIPHVINAMINYKIRKRISISSTLTYQSGKPVTYPIATYTLEELNYIDYSSRNEYRIPHYFRTDISLKIEGNLRKDKLIHSSLLLSIYNLTGRDNPYSVYFDQVNGKLWSYQYSIIGVPLFTATWLFKLGNYAAE
- a CDS encoding DUF4249 domain-containing protein, with amino-acid sequence MLQNKIILYLIPLVFLSACIKPFTPDIDGNAATKIVVSGKLTDKEGYQYVTLSKSMLLNETEYESLRNCSVYIWDEDGNRFSMTEYSSGSYRVWMDKADLKVGTAYHIQIFTPEGDELISEPDIMPQVAKANYPSFQLDSIYGVYNKYTKGLQFSIDIEGNEFDSKYYLFELEATYEHHALYDREWYYDYGVHHIFPPDSSLFFCWTTEKVPEIFTLSTENLAENKFKHFNLHFVTYHQEHLKFGYSLLFRQLGLSREAYLYWESVRLNNNQNASLYSKQPVDTQGNIKNITNPNKEVLGFFSASAISETRIFVEAQPTETYPLCIPIALDRIGFRNIGRSDYPAFLMNDPQGSYFMIWLPDPCVNCASTHGTTTKPNFWPY
- a CDS encoding DUF4249 domain-containing protein; the protein is MLKNKIVPYYLLSLFFLQSCIKPFIPDIDNESALKVVVSGKLTNKEGYQFVSLSKSIALKDWEHQVLSDCIVSIWDDSENEFPMDEYSDGEYRVWMTNEDLKIGTAYHIQILMPNGDELVSEPDIMPQVAPVNIPNYKLDSTFDGAYNAFTKGLQFYLDINGNKSDSRYYLFEMDATYEHHALYDREWYYDGSVHHIYPPDSSLYFCWTTERVPEIFTLSTENLSENIFKDYNLHFVTYHQQHLTYGYSLLLRQLGLSKRAYLFWENMRLNNNQNASLYSKQPVDTQGNIKNLTNPEKEVLGFYGASAISEVRIFVEAQPTEPYPICSAEPLDRLGFRGIDRNDYPAFLLNNPIGSYYMTLLADPCVNCASSHGSTTKPSFWPNK